TGGCGACCTGGTCGGGGCATATGGCGACCACCGACACGTCCTCGGGGATGGCGCGGCCCTGCTGGCGCAGCAGGGCGAGCAGCGGTTCGACCGCCGACTCGTTCTGGACGACGAACCCGGTGGTGCCGGGGCGCTCGTCGAGGATGCGGGCGAGGGTCACGGCCATCGCGTCGTACCCGCCCTCGCACGGCCGGTGCAGCAGCCGTACGCCCAACTCCTGCGCGCGGGAGCGGAGTCCGTCGAGGGTGCGCTCGGCGAAGCCGGTGTGCCGCTCGTACACCGCGGGGGCCTCGCCGATGACAGCGATGTCACGGTGTCCGAGCATCGCCAGGTGCTCGACGCACAGCGCACCCGTCGCCCTGAAGTCGAGATCGACGCAGGTCAGGCCGGTGGTGTCGGCGGGCAGCCCGATCAGCACGGACGGCTGGTCGGTGCCGCGCAGCAGCGGCAGCCGCTCGTCGTCGAGTTCGACGTCCATCAGGATCATCGCGTCGGCGAGCCCGCTGCCGGTGACGCGGCGCACGGCGTCGGGACCCTCCTCGCCGGTGAGCAGCAGGACGTCGTAGCCGTGGGTGCGGGCCCGGGTGGCCACCGCGATGGCGATCTCCATCATCACCGGCACGTACATGTCGGTGCGCAGCGGGATCATCAGCGCGATGATGTTCGACTTGCTGCTGGCCAGGGCGCGGGCACCCGCGTTCGGGTGGTAGCCGAGTTCGCGGATGCTCTGCTGGACCCGCTGCCGGGTGGTCGCGGAGATGGACCGCTTGCCGCTGAGGACATAGCTCACCGTGCTCGCCGAGACTCCGGCGTGCTGGGCGACCTCGGCGAGGGTGACCATCCAGCTCTCCAAGCTTTGTGAAGCGCTTCGACAGTGCGCGTTGCGAATAAGGGCGGGTGAGGGTGGTTCGACAGTAGCTCCACCGGGGGTGGGTGTCCATAGGTTGTCGAAGCGCTTCGACTGCAATTCTCCGGCGAGAGATCCGCAGGGGATCCGCAGGGGATCCCGGAGGGGTACGGCAACCTGTCCGGCCGTCGGCGGCCACTGGGAGGACGTAGACGAACCGTCCCCCGGAAGGGCCCCCGATGCAACACCGCAGACCCCGCCTGTCCAAGAAGGCCAAGAGCCTCGCCGCCGCGACCGTCGCCCTGGCGGCCGCCGCCGGCGTCACCGTCGCCCAGGCGGACGAGTCGAACAAGAAGTGCACGGCCTTCGACACGATCACGCTCGGCAAGTACTACGTCAACAACAACCTCTGGGGTCAGGACAAGGGCACCGGCACCCAGTGCGTCTGGGACAACTCGCGCTCCGGCTCCACCGTCTCCTGGGGCACGGACTACACCTGGGCCAACAACAGCAAGGGCACCGACGCGGACGTGAAGTCGTACGCGAGCACGGTGCTCGGCTGGCACTGGGGCTGGAAGGCCGACAAGGCGGCGACCGGACTGCCGATCCGCGTCGGCGACCGCAAGCCGGTGAAGACCACCTGGGACTTCGCGGTCAGCGCCGACCCCGGCGCCATGAACGTCGCCTACGACCTGTGGCTGCACACCAAGAACACCGCTGACTGGCAGGACCAGCCCACCGACGAGATCATGATCTGGCTCAACCGCCAGGGCGGCGCGGGCCCGCTGGGCACCAAGCACAGCAGCGTCAGCCTCGGCGGGGCGATGTGGGACCTCTACGAGGGCGACATCGGCTGGAAGGTGCACTCCTTCGTCCGCCGCACCAACACCACCAAGGCCTCGCTGAACCTGGACGACTTCACCCAGGCACTCGTCCGGCGCAAGCTGCTGAGCAACGACAAGTACGTCTCCGGCATCGAGTCCGGCACCGAGGTTTTCAAGGGCAAGGGCCGTCTGGACACCAAGTCGTACTCCGTCGACATCGGCTGAACCGCGGCGCCGGACAGGTCCCAGGGGTGGTGGGGTGAGTCCGAATCGGGTACATACGATCCAGTAGCACCCGTCGGTAGCCATAACGGCTCCAAGATCCCGATTCGCGGCGAGGTGAGCCTCAATGTCCGCAGCACCCACCCAACCCACCGTCACCGAGCGTGAAGCGCGCCAGGTGGCGGAGGCCGCCCGGGAACAGGACTGGCGCAAGCCCAGCTTCGCCAAGGAACTGTTCCTGGGCCGCTTCCGGCTCGACCTCATCCACCCCCACCCGATGCCGCCCGACGAGGACGCCCAGCGCGGCGAGGAGTTCCTCGCCAAACTGCGCGACTTCTGCGAGACGAAGATCGACGGCGCCCTGATCGAGCGCGACGCCCGGATCCCCGACGACGTCATCAACGGGCTCAAGGAGCTCGGCGCCCTCGGCATGAAGATCGACACCAAGTACGGCGGGCTCGGCCTCACCCAGGTGTACTACAACAAGGCGCTGGCCCTGGCGGGCTCCGCCAGCCCGGCGGTCGGGGTGCTGCTGTCGGCCCACCAGTCGATCGGCGTACCGCAGCCGCTGAAGCTGTTCGGCACGCCCGAGCAGAAGGAGACGTTCCTGCCGCGGTGCGCCCGCACCGACATCAGCGCCTTCCTCCTCACTGAGCCGGACGTCGGCTCCGACCCGGCGCGGCTCGCGATGAGCGCGGTTCCCGACGGCGACGACTATGTCCTCGACGGGGTGAAGCTGTGGACCACCAACGGCGTGGTCGCCGACCTGCTGGTCGTCATGGCCCGGGTCCCCAAGAGCGAGGGCCACAAGGGCGGCATCACCGCCTTCGTCGTGGAGACCAACTCGCCCGGCATCACGGTCGAGAACCGCAACGCCTTCATGGGCCTGCGCGGCATCGAGAACGGCGTCACCCGCTTCCACCAGGTCCGGGTCCCCGCCGCCAACCGCATCGGCCCCGAGGGCGCGGGCCTGAAGATCGCCCTCACGACCCTCAACACCGGCCGGCTGTCGCTTCCGGCGTCCTGCGTGGCCGCCGGCAAGTGGTGCCTGAAGATCGCCCGCGAGTGGACGGCGGCCCGCGAGCAGTGGGGCAAGCCGATCGCCCACCACGAGGCGGTCGGGTCGAAGATCAGCTTCATCGCGGCGACGACCTTCGCCCTGGAGGCCGTACTGGACCTGTCGAGCCAGATGGCCGACGAGGACCGCAACGACATCCGCATCGAGGGCGCGCTGGCCAAGCTGTTCGCCTCCGAGACGGCCTGGCTGATGGCCGACGAACTCGTCCAGATCCGCGGCGGCCGGGGCTTCGAGACGGCCGCGTCCCTCGCCGCCCGCGGCGAACGCGCGGTCCCCGCCGAACAGGTCCTGCGCGACCTGCGGATCAACCGCATCTTCGAGGGCTCGACGGAGATCATGCACCTGCTGATCGCCCGCGAAGCGGTCGACGCCCACCTTTCGGTGGCCGGTGACCTCATCGACCCCGACAAGTCCCTGTCGGACAAGGCGAAGGCGGGCGCGAACGCCGGCGTCTTCTACGCCAAGTGGCTGCCGAAGCTGGTCGCGGGCCCCGGCCAACTCCCCGGCTCCTTCAGCGAGTTCAAGCGCGAGGTCGACCTCTCCCCGCACCTGCGCTACGTCGAACGCACCGCCCGCAAGCTCGCCCGCTCCACCTTCTACGCCATGTCCCGCTGGCAGGGCCGGATGGAGACCAAGCAGGGCTTCCTGGGCCGGATCGTGGACATCGGAGCGGAGCTGTTCGCGATGAGCGCGACCTGCGTCCGCGCCGAACTCCTGCGCAGCCAGGGCGACCACGGCCGCGAGGCCTACCAGCTGGCCGACGCCTTCTGCCGCCAGTCCCGCGTCCGCGTCGAGGAACTCTTCGGCCGCCTGTGGAACAACACCGACGACCTCGACCGCAAGGTCGTCAAGGGCGTCCTGTCCGGCACCTACGAGTGGCTGGAGCGTGGCATCGTCGACCCCTCGGGCGAGGGGCCGTGGATCGCCGACGCCACTCCCGGACCGAGCGAACGGGAGAACGTCCACCGCCCGATCCGCTGATCGACGGACATGGGCCGGCCGACGGGAGTGACGAACGTCTCCGCCGACCGGCCCATGCGCCTGTGAGCCCCCTGTGAAGGGGACACCCTGTCCTCCCACACAGCCATTGCGGCAACAATGGGGGAATGAGTGACAGTCCAGCCCCCCTCGCCGACCCCCACCTCGTCTACGACCCCGTGGCGGGCGACGGGCCGAAGGACGTGGTGATCCTCGGCTCCACCGGCTCGATCGGCACCCAGGCCATCGATCTCGTGCTGCGCAACCCCGACCGGTTCCGGGTCACCGGCCTGTCGGCCAACGGCGGCCGGGTCGCCCTCCTCGCCGAGCAGGCGCGCCGGCTGCGGGTGCGGACCGTCGCGGTCGCCCGCGAGGACGCCGTACCGGCCCTGCGCGAGGCCCTGAGAGCCGAGTACGGGACCGGGGAGCCGCTCCCCGAGATCCTCGCCGGACCCGACGCGGCCACGCAGCTCGCCGCCTCCGACTGTCACACCGTCCTGAACGGCATCACCGGCTCCATCGGCCTGGCCCCGACCCTCGCCGCCCTGGAGGCGGGCCGCACCCTCGCGCTCGCCAACAAGGAGTCGCTCATCGTGGGCGGCCCGCTGGTCAAGGCCCTCGCCAAGCCCGGGCAGATCATCCCGGTCGACTCCGAGCACGCGGCGCTGTTCCAGGCGCTGGCGTCCGGCACCAGAGCGGACGTACGCAAGCTCGTCGTCACCGCGTCCGGGGGCCCCTTCCGGGGCCGCACGAAGGCCGAGCTGGCTCAGGTGACGGTCCAGGACGCCCTCGCCCACCCCACCTGGGCCATGGGCCCGGTCATCACGATCAACTCCTCGACCCTCGTCAACAAGGGGCTGGAAGTCATCGAGGCACACCTCCTCTACGACATTCCCTTCGATCGCATTGAGGTGGTCGTGCATCCCCAGTCGTATGTCCACTCGATGGTTGAGTTCACAGACGGATCCACGATCGCCCAGGCGACGCCCCCCGACATGCGCGGGCCGATCGCCATCGGCCTCGGCTGGCCCGAACGCGTCCCCGACGCGGCACCCACCTTCGACTGGAGCAAGGCGTCGACCTGGGAGTTCTTCCCGCTCGACAACGAGGCCTTCCCGTCGGTCGACCTGGCGCGCCGGGTGGGAGAGCTCGCGGGCACGGCCCCGGCGGTGTTCAATGCCGCCAACGAGGAGTGCGTGGAGGCCTTCCGGGCCGGCGCGCTGCCGTATCTCGGGATCATGGAGACGGTGACCCGGGTGGTGGACGAGCACGGCACCCCGCGCGCGGGAACCTCGCTCACCGTCGCGGACGTCCTCGAAGCGGAGACCTGGGCGCGGACCCGGGCCCAGGAACTGGCGGCACAGACGGCGGAGGCCCGTGCATGACGACCCTGATGTTCATCCTCGGCATAGTGGTCTTCGTGATCGGACTGCTGGCGTCCATCGCGTGGCACGAACTGGGCCATCTGTCCTTCGCCAAGCTCTTCGGCATCCGTGTGCCGCAGTACATGGTCGGCTGGGGCCCGACGATCTGGTCGCGCCAGAAGGGCGAGACGGAGTACGGCATCAAGGCCATCCCGTTCGGCGGCTACATCCGCATGATCGGCATGTTCCCGCCCGGCCCCGACGGCAAGGTGGAGATGCGCTCCACCTCACCCTGGCGCGGCATGATCGAGGACGCCCGCACGGCCGCGTTCGAGGAGCTCAGGCCGGGCGACGAGAAGCGCATGTTCTACACCCGCAAGCCCTGGAAGCGGGTCATCGTGATGTCGGCGGGCCCGCTGATGAACCTGATCCTCGCGGTGGCGCTGTTCCTCACCGTGCTGATGGGCTTCGGCATCTCCGAGCAGACCACCACCGTCAGCTCGGTCGCCAAGTGCGTCATCTCCCAGAGCGAGAACCGCGAGAACTGCAAGGCGTCCGACGCCCCGTCCCCGGCCGCCGCCGCGGGAATGAAGGCGGGCGACAAGATCGTCTCCTTCGACGGGGTGCGCACGGACGACTGGAACCGGCTCTCCGACCTCATCCGCGCCAACCCCGGCAAAACCGTGCCGATCATCGTCGACCGCAAGGGCGAGGAAGTAACCCTGCAGGCGAAGATCGCCACCAACCAGGTCGCGAAGAAGGACTCCAGCGGCCAGGTCGAGCCCGGCAAGTACGTCACCGCGGGCTTCCTCGGGTTCACGGCGGCCAGCGGCGTCGTCCGCCAGGACTTCGGCGAATCGGTGACCTGGATGGGCGACCGCATGGGCGACGCCGTCGACTCCCTCGTGGCCCTGCCCAGCAAGATCCCCGCCCTGTGGGACGCGGCCTTCGACGGCGCCCCGCGCGGGCAGGACTCACCGATGGGCGTGGTGGGCGCGGCCCGCGTCGGCGGCGAGATCTTCACCCTGGACATCCCGCCGACCCAGCAGCTGGCCACGGCCCTGATGCTGATCGCCGGCTTCAACCTCTCCCTGTTCCTGTTCAACGTGCTCCCGCTGCTGCCCCTGGACGGCGGCCATGTCGCGGGCGCCCTGTGGGAGTCGCTGCGCCGCAACGCGGCGAAGGTGCTGCGCCGCCCGGACCCGGGTCCGTTCGACGTGGCGAAGCTGATGCCGGTCGCCTACGTGGTGGCAGGGATCTTCGTCTGCTTCACGATCCTCGTCCTGATCGCGGACGTGGTTAACCCGGTGAGAATCTCCTAGTCATACGGAGTTCGTGGCGGTCCGGCACCCTGTGTGCCGGACCGCCTTCCAACGAGTGGGTTTACGGGCGTGATGTGCCCGGGCCTTGGCATGTGCCGTAATCTCGAAGCCTGGAGCCCGCCGCTGACGGGACCTGGACCTTGATCCACGACTTGGGGTTGCACAGCAGATGACTGCGATTTCTCTCGGCATGCCGTCCGTTCCGACCAAGCTCGCCGAGCGCCGCAAGAGCCGGCAGATCCAGGTCGGATCCGTGGCGGTCGGTGGAGACGCCCCGGTCTCCGTGCAGTCGATGACCACGACCCGTACGTCCGACATCGGCGCCACCCTCCAGCAGATCGCCGAGCTCACCGCCTCCGGCTGCCAGATCGTCCGCGTGGCCTGCCCCACCCAGGACGACGCGGACGCCCTCGCGACCATCGCCCGCAAGTCCCAGATCCCGGTCATCGCCGACATCCACTTCCAGCCGAAGTACGTCTTCGCGGCCATCGAGGCCGGCTGCGCCGCGGTCCGGGTGAACCCGGGCAACATCAAGCAGTTCGACGACAAGGTCAGGGAGATCGCCAAGGCCGCCAAGGACCACGGCACCCCGATCCGCATCGGCGTGAACGCGGGCTCCCTGGACAGGCGCCTGCTCCAGAAGTACGGCAAGGCGACGCCCGAGGCCCTCGTCGAGTCCGCCCTGTGGGAGGCGTCCCTCTTCGAGGAGCACGACTTCCGGGACATCAAGATCTCCGTCAAGCACAACGACCCGGTCGTGATGATCGAGGCCTACCGCCAGCTGGCCGCCGCCTGCGACTACCCGCTGCACCTCGGAGTGACGGAGGCGGGCCCGGCCTTCCAGGGCACGATCAAGTCGGCGGTCGCCTTCGGAGCGCTCCTGTCCGAGGGCATCGGCGACACGATCCGGGTGTCCTTGAGCGCTCCCCCCGCCGAGGAGGTCAAGGTCGGCATCCAGATCCTGGAGTCGCTGAACCTCAAGGAGCGCGGCCTGGAGATCGTCTCCTGCCCGTCCTGCGGTCGCGCCCAGGTCGACGTCTACAAGCTGGCCGAGGAGGTCACGGCGGGCCTGACCGGCATGGAGGTCCCGCTGCGCGTGGCCGTCATGGGCTGCGTGGTCAACGGCCCCGGAGAGGCCCGCGAGGCCGACCTCGGCGTCGCCTCCGGCAACGGCAAGGGCCAGATCTTCGTCAAGGGCGAGGTCATCAAGACCGTCCCCGAGTCGAAGATCGTGGAGACCCTCATCGAGGAGGCCATGAAGCTGGCCGAGCAGATGGAGGCGGACGGCGCCGCTTCCGGCGAGCCGTCGGTGTCGGTGGCGGGCTGACGGGTCTTTCGAACGCCGGTCGGTGAAATCCAGCCCGTCCGGCGTTTGAGGACGAGGCCGGTTCAGGGCCGACAGCGGGGGTCTGGGGGCGGCAGCCCCCAGATACGGCACACCGGCCAACGGTCACCTACAAACGGGCGGTAACCCCCACAGGGCGGCGCGGCTCAGCTTCCGCAGGTACAGTGCGGAGATCAGCAGATCCCACTGTGAGGCCCCGCCCCGTGTTGACCCAGACGACCTCCCGGGTCCTCGAACCGAGCGACCTGGACGCCGCGCTCGCCGTCCTCGACCGTGAGCCGGTCGCGAACGCCTTCGTGACGTCGCGCGTCCAGGTCGCCGGCCTCGACCCGTGGCGGCTCGGCGGCGAGATGTGGGGCTGGTACGAGGACGGCATGCTGACGTCCCTGTGCTACGCCGGCGCGAACCTGGTCCCGATCTGCGCCACCCCGCGCGCCGTCCGCGCCTTCGCCGACCGGGCACGCAGAGCCGGCAGGCGCTGCTCGTCCATCGTCGGCCCCGCCGAATCCACCGCCCAGCTCTGGCGGTTGCTGGAACCGAGCTGGGGCCCCGCGCGTGAGATCCGCGCCCATCAGCCCCTCATGGTCACCGACCGCATGCCCACCGACATCGCTCCCGATCCGTACGTCCGCCGTATCCGCAAGGACGAGATGGACACGATCATGCCGGCGTGCGTGGCGATGTTCACCGAGGAGGTCGGCATCTCGCCGATGGCTGGCGACGGCGGGCTCCTGTACCAGGCGAGGGTCGCCGAACTCGTCGGCGCCGGCCGCTCCTTCGCCCGCCTCGACACCGACGGCAGGGTCGTCTTCAAGGCCGAGATCGGCGCCGCCACCGACCGCGCCTGCCAGATCCAGGGCGTGTGGGTGGCTCCCGAGTACCGGGGGAGGGGCCTGGCGGCCCCGGGCATGGCAGCGGTCCTGCGCTACGCGCTGGCGGACGTGGCGCCGGTGGTGAGCCTGTATGTGAACGACTTCAATACGGCGGCGAGAAGGACGTACAGGAGGGTGGGGTTCCGGGAGGTCGGCGCCTTCATGAGCGTGCTCTTCTGAAAGGCCTTGGGGGCAGCGCACCCAGGAGGGCGACCAGCCCCCACAGCCGCCCCGGATGACAACCCAAACCCCCCTGTAAGCTCCCCCACATGGACCTCGTCATCGGCCCCTTGGACCTGTCAGCCCACGTCGATGAGGCCCTAGCAGTCCAAGCCGTCGCCTTCGGGCTCGGCCCCGACGAGGTAGCGGTCCGCCGCCAGATCGTCCTCCGCCACATGACCTACCCCGGCGCCCGCGCCCTCGGCGCCACCGTCGGCGGCAACCTCGTGGGTTTCGTCTACGGCATGCCCAACGACCGCACCCACTGGTGGTCCACGGTCGTGGAGCCGTACCTCCGGGCACGGCACTGCGACGACTGGCTCGACAACTCCTTCGTGATCACCGAGCTGCACGTCCACCCGCGCCACCAGAACCGCGGCATCGGCCGCGCCCTGATCACCAGGATCACCGACAGCGCCGCCGAACCCCGCTCGATCCTCTCCGCGATCGACACCGACAGCCCGGCCCGCGGCCTCTACCACTCCCTCGGCTACCAGGACCTGGCCCGCCAGGTCCTCTTCCCCAGCGCCCCGAAGCCGTACGCCGTCATGGGCGCCCCCTTGCCCCTCCGCCGCCGTTAACCGATTTCCACCGTCCCGTACCGCCCGGATAACCTCCTGCCATCACCTACTCGCAGCAGGAGTTCGAGAACCATGGCCAACGCACCGGTCCAGCGCATGTCCCAGTTGATGGCGAAGACGCTGCGCGACGACCCGGCGGACGCCGAGGTCCTCAGCCACAAGCTCCTCGTCCGCGCCGGCTACGTCCGCCGCACGGCGGCCGGTATCTGGAGCTGGCTGCCGCTCGGCAAGAAGGTCCTCGCCAACGTGGAGCGGATCGTCCGCGAGGAGATGGACGCGATCGGCGCCCAGGAGGTACTGCTCCCCGCGCTGCTGCCGCGTGAGCCGTACGACGCGACCGGCCGCTGGGACGAGTACGGCCCGGAGCTGTTCCGGCTGCAGGACCGCAAGGGCGGCGACTACCTCCTCGGCCCCACCCACGAGGAGATCTTCACGCTGATCGTGAAGGACCAGGCGTCCTCCTACAAGGACCTGCCGGTGATCCTCTATCAGATCCAGCACAAGTACCGGGACGAGGCCCGCCCCCGCGCCGGCATCCTGCGCGGCCGCGAGTTCCTGATGAAGGACTCGTACTCCTTCGACCTGGAGGACGAGGGACTCGCCCAGTCGTACGCCCTGCACCGCCAGGCCTACCAGAAGGTGTTCGAGCGCCTGGGCCTCGACTACCGCATCTGCGCCGCGACCGCCGGCGCGATGGGCGGCTCCAAGTCGGAGGAGTTCCTCGCCCCGGCCGGCGCCGGCGAGGACACCTTCGCGGACTGCCCGAACTGCGACTTCGCTGCCAACACCGAGGCGATCGCCTACGAGCTGAAGCCGGTGGACGCCTCCGACGCCCCGGCCGCCGAGGAGATCCCGACCCCCGACACCCCGACCATCGAGACCCTCGCCGCCTCCCTCGGCGTCCCGGCCTCCGCCACGCTGAAGAACCTCCTCGTGAAGGTCGACGGCGAGATCGTCGCCGTCGGCGTGCCCGGGGACCGCGAGGTCGACATGGACAAGGTCGAGGCCCACTTCGCCCCGGCGGTCGTCGAGATGGTCGCCGAGGCGGACTTCGCGGGCCGCCCGGACCTGGTCCGCGGCTACGTCGGCCCGCAGGGCCTGGGCGAGAAGGTCAAGTACCTCGCCGACCCGCGCGTGGCGCCGGGCACCGCCTGGATCACGGGCGCCAACAAGGAGCACACACACGCCAAGAACGTCGTCGCGGGCCGTGACTTCGAGGTCGACCAGTACGTCGACGTCGTGGTCGTCCAGGAAGGCGACCCGTGCCCGAACTGCGGCAC
The nucleotide sequence above comes from Streptomyces sp. NL15-2K. Encoded proteins:
- a CDS encoding GNAT family N-acetyltransferase, giving the protein MDLVIGPLDLSAHVDEALAVQAVAFGLGPDEVAVRRQIVLRHMTYPGARALGATVGGNLVGFVYGMPNDRTHWWSTVVEPYLRARHCDDWLDNSFVITELHVHPRHQNRGIGRALITRITDSAAEPRSILSAIDTDSPARGLYHSLGYQDLARQVLFPSAPKPYAVMGAPLPLRRR
- the ispG gene encoding flavodoxin-dependent (E)-4-hydroxy-3-methylbut-2-enyl-diphosphate synthase is translated as MTAISLGMPSVPTKLAERRKSRQIQVGSVAVGGDAPVSVQSMTTTRTSDIGATLQQIAELTASGCQIVRVACPTQDDADALATIARKSQIPVIADIHFQPKYVFAAIEAGCAAVRVNPGNIKQFDDKVREIAKAAKDHGTPIRIGVNAGSLDRRLLQKYGKATPEALVESALWEASLFEEHDFRDIKISVKHNDPVVMIEAYRQLAAACDYPLHLGVTEAGPAFQGTIKSAVAFGALLSEGIGDTIRVSLSAPPAEEVKVGIQILESLNLKERGLEIVSCPSCGRAQVDVYKLAEEVTAGLTGMEVPLRVAVMGCVVNGPGEAREADLGVASGNGKGQIFVKGEVIKTVPESKIVETLIEEAMKLAEQMEADGAASGEPSVSVAG
- a CDS encoding proline--tRNA ligase; the protein is MANAPVQRMSQLMAKTLRDDPADAEVLSHKLLVRAGYVRRTAAGIWSWLPLGKKVLANVERIVREEMDAIGAQEVLLPALLPREPYDATGRWDEYGPELFRLQDRKGGDYLLGPTHEEIFTLIVKDQASSYKDLPVILYQIQHKYRDEARPRAGILRGREFLMKDSYSFDLEDEGLAQSYALHRQAYQKVFERLGLDYRICAATAGAMGGSKSEEFLAPAGAGEDTFADCPNCDFAANTEAIAYELKPVDASDAPAAEEIPTPDTPTIETLAASLGVPASATLKNLLVKVDGEIVAVGVPGDREVDMDKVEAHFAPAVVEMVAEADFAGRPDLVRGYVGPQGLGEKVKYLADPRVAPGTAWITGANKEHTHAKNVVAGRDFEVDQYVDVVVVQEGDPCPNCGTGLKLDRAIEIGHIFQLGRKYADALKLDVLGRQGKPVRVTMGSYGIGVSRAVAALAEQSADDKGLCWPKEVAPADVHVVAAGKALQTELALDVSQQLAAAGVRVLVDDRAGVSPGVKFTDSELIGVPQILVAGRRAAEGVLELKDRRTGEREELTVQEAVARLTA
- a CDS encoding GNAT family N-acetyltransferase, with product MLTQTTSRVLEPSDLDAALAVLDREPVANAFVTSRVQVAGLDPWRLGGEMWGWYEDGMLTSLCYAGANLVPICATPRAVRAFADRARRAGRRCSSIVGPAESTAQLWRLLEPSWGPAREIRAHQPLMVTDRMPTDIAPDPYVRRIRKDEMDTIMPACVAMFTEEVGISPMAGDGGLLYQARVAELVGAGRSFARLDTDGRVVFKAEIGAATDRACQIQGVWVAPEYRGRGLAAPGMAAVLRYALADVAPVVSLYVNDFNTAARRTYRRVGFREVGAFMSVLF
- the dxr gene encoding 1-deoxy-D-xylulose-5-phosphate reductoisomerase, which encodes MSDSPAPLADPHLVYDPVAGDGPKDVVILGSTGSIGTQAIDLVLRNPDRFRVTGLSANGGRVALLAEQARRLRVRTVAVAREDAVPALREALRAEYGTGEPLPEILAGPDAATQLAASDCHTVLNGITGSIGLAPTLAALEAGRTLALANKESLIVGGPLVKALAKPGQIIPVDSEHAALFQALASGTRADVRKLVVTASGGPFRGRTKAELAQVTVQDALAHPTWAMGPVITINSSTLVNKGLEVIEAHLLYDIPFDRIEVVVHPQSYVHSMVEFTDGSTIAQATPPDMRGPIAIGLGWPERVPDAAPTFDWSKASTWEFFPLDNEAFPSVDLARRVGELAGTAPAVFNAANEECVEAFRAGALPYLGIMETVTRVVDEHGTPRAGTSLTVADVLEAETWARTRAQELAAQTAEARA
- a CDS encoding endo-1,4-beta-glucanase; translated protein: MQHRRPRLSKKAKSLAAATVALAAAAGVTVAQADESNKKCTAFDTITLGKYYVNNNLWGQDKGTGTQCVWDNSRSGSTVSWGTDYTWANNSKGTDADVKSYASTVLGWHWGWKADKAATGLPIRVGDRKPVKTTWDFAVSADPGAMNVAYDLWLHTKNTADWQDQPTDEIMIWLNRQGGAGPLGTKHSSVSLGGAMWDLYEGDIGWKVHSFVRRTNTTKASLNLDDFTQALVRRKLLSNDKYVSGIESGTEVFKGKGRLDTKSYSVDIG
- a CDS encoding acyl-CoA dehydrogenase family protein translates to MSAAPTQPTVTEREARQVAEAAREQDWRKPSFAKELFLGRFRLDLIHPHPMPPDEDAQRGEEFLAKLRDFCETKIDGALIERDARIPDDVINGLKELGALGMKIDTKYGGLGLTQVYYNKALALAGSASPAVGVLLSAHQSIGVPQPLKLFGTPEQKETFLPRCARTDISAFLLTEPDVGSDPARLAMSAVPDGDDYVLDGVKLWTTNGVVADLLVVMARVPKSEGHKGGITAFVVETNSPGITVENRNAFMGLRGIENGVTRFHQVRVPAANRIGPEGAGLKIALTTLNTGRLSLPASCVAAGKWCLKIAREWTAAREQWGKPIAHHEAVGSKISFIAATTFALEAVLDLSSQMADEDRNDIRIEGALAKLFASETAWLMADELVQIRGGRGFETAASLAARGERAVPAEQVLRDLRINRIFEGSTEIMHLLIAREAVDAHLSVAGDLIDPDKSLSDKAKAGANAGVFYAKWLPKLVAGPGQLPGSFSEFKREVDLSPHLRYVERTARKLARSTFYAMSRWQGRMETKQGFLGRIVDIGAELFAMSATCVRAELLRSQGDHGREAYQLADAFCRQSRVRVEELFGRLWNNTDDLDRKVVKGVLSGTYEWLERGIVDPSGEGPWIADATPGPSERENVHRPIR
- a CDS encoding LacI family DNA-binding transcriptional regulator, producing MVTLAEVAQHAGVSASTVSYVLSGKRSISATTRQRVQQSIRELGYHPNAGARALASSKSNIIALMIPLRTDMYVPVMMEIAIAVATRARTHGYDVLLLTGEEGPDAVRRVTGSGLADAMILMDVELDDERLPLLRGTDQPSVLIGLPADTTGLTCVDLDFRATGALCVEHLAMLGHRDIAVIGEAPAVYERHTGFAERTLDGLRSRAQELGVRLLHRPCEGGYDAMAVTLARILDERPGTTGFVVQNESAVEPLLALLRQQGRAIPEDVSVVAICPDQVATQASVRLTSVAIPAQEMGRHAMERLVAKLDGRGTDEVVLIAPELTVRASTGPAPA
- a CDS encoding site-2 protease family protein, which produces MFILGIVVFVIGLLASIAWHELGHLSFAKLFGIRVPQYMVGWGPTIWSRQKGETEYGIKAIPFGGYIRMIGMFPPGPDGKVEMRSTSPWRGMIEDARTAAFEELRPGDEKRMFYTRKPWKRVIVMSAGPLMNLILAVALFLTVLMGFGISEQTTTVSSVAKCVISQSENRENCKASDAPSPAAAAGMKAGDKIVSFDGVRTDDWNRLSDLIRANPGKTVPIIVDRKGEEVTLQAKIATNQVAKKDSSGQVEPGKYVTAGFLGFTAASGVVRQDFGESVTWMGDRMGDAVDSLVALPSKIPALWDAAFDGAPRGQDSPMGVVGAARVGGEIFTLDIPPTQQLATALMLIAGFNLSLFLFNVLPLLPLDGGHVAGALWESLRRNAAKVLRRPDPGPFDVAKLMPVAYVVAGIFVCFTILVLIADVVNPVRIS